TTCTTGGCGAGTTCGCGAACCTCGCCACTCACGTAGTCACTCATTGTCCTCACCACCCTTCTCGGGCTGCTGGAAGTCGTTGGCAGTCTCACGATCGATGCGCTCGAAGTCGGACGCGTCCACGCCGCCACCGGCGTCGCGGATCATCTCCCGCACGGCCTTCTCTTCCTCCGTGAGATCGTCCCGCTTCACTTCCTCGCGGATCTCGTTCACCCGGCGGTCGATCGGGCGGAACATCGACTCCTCGTCGTGTTCGGAGTGTTCAGCGATCTCTCGCGTCTCGTTGCGGTAGTAGTCGAGCGCGACCTCGTCCATCATCTCGGGGAGGTTCTTGACGATCTCGGCGGCCTCGAACACGGTGTCGCGGAACTCGCCGCGCTGCCGCCAGATAGCGTCCACCCACGTCTCGATCTCCACGTCCGTGCGTTCGTTGACCTTCTGCCGCGCGGGGGCCTGTTCGATGACAGCCACTTCTTCCTCGTCATCCCAGTCTAGTTCCCGGACGACGTAGTTCCCCGACCCCGACATTACGTACGCCCCGGAGTCGGCGTCGGACTCGTTGCGACGCTCTTCCCACGCGTCCGGTGGAACGAACCACTTTTCGAGAATTTCGCGTTCACTGTCGACGACCCCCACCTCCTCGTACTCCGGCGGTTCCGAGAAGATCTCGGCGAGCTTCTGTCCGGCGATGTACCCGATAACGCTGGCAACCGCGCCACCGCGCATCACGTCGATGGCCCACGCGGGCACGTCCAGCCGACCGCTCATCACGCCGGCGACGAGGCCGCCGACGACGATGGCCGTGATGGCCGAGTGACTGCTAGCTGTCTCTTTGAGCCGTGCGAGAGGGTCTTGAGTGTCGTTTTGTTCGTCCTTCATTGTTCTACTTCCGGCGCCAGACTTCGCTGGCGCGGATGGGTTCCTCGAGCTGTTTCTGCCGGCGACGATACGCGATGAGGCCAGCAACGGCGACGCCGAACACCGCGCCGACAATCAGCGACGGTGTGGACTCCAGCGTGGTCACGAGGTCAAGGTCAGTCGACGTGTCGCCGCTGACCTGTACGGTAGCGGCGCCGACCCCGAAGAACACCTTCCCGCCGGTCAGAGCGACGCGAACCTCCGTCTCACCCTCGGTGATCGTCTCCTTCTGCGCGATGATCTCGCGTGCCGAGTTAGGCTCAATCTCCCCGCGCGTCTGCGTCGGGTACGTGACGGTAAGCGGTTCGCTCGCGTCGATCGTGACTATCGCGTACCCGTCGTACCGTTCGATGGTGTCGATGTGCGCGTCATCTTCCTGTTGGAGTTCCAGCACGAGGTCGTCTTCACCCGTCTCTCCGTCGGACGTGGCCGTCTCGTTGCCCGGGGCGGGATTCTCTTGCGCGACGGCGGCCGGCGCGACGCCGGCGAGTAGGGCCACGGCCACCGCGACGACGAGGGCCGCGGCCCCCACCCGGATGCGGGTCATAGTACCACCCCCACGAGAGGGATCAGGTCAGTCGGGGACGGCAGCAGGTCAGTCAGCAGTGCGGTCACGTCGATGACGCCGAGTCGGTCAGCGATGTACACGGCGCTGGCGAGCACGGCCAGCGGGGCAGCGAAGTCCAGCACGAGGTCGATGGCTGTTCGCACGAGGCCGAGAATCGGCCCGAGCAGTAGCGGCAGCATCTACTTGTCGCAAGGTTGTCACGAAAGAAGAACGGCACGCAAGAACGGGGTGGGCGTCAGTTGTCGTCGTCGGTCAGCGCGTACGCGATGAACGCGGCGATGATGCCACCCGGAGCCCAAAGCGGGATGTTGGCGTCACCGAGGTTGGGCAGACCGACAACACCTCCACCGGAACCGCCACCACTACCCTCGGGCGGATCCTGCTGGTTGAGACGCTCCTGCGCTTCCTCGATGCGTTCGAGTCGGTCGAGGATCTGCTGCGTGTTCAGCTTCTGGACGTTGCCCGGATCGGTGTTAACCGAGTCGATGTTCTCGCCGCTGGCGTTCTCGAGGTTCTTGACGGTGAACTCGTCACCTGACTTGAACGTCTTGAGACCGCCCTGCACGGCGAACAGGTAGTCACCGTCCTGCTCCACCGTGTAGGTGTCCCCGACCTTGAACGTCTTGGCCCTGAGCAGTTCCGATGTGATGGTGACTGTCACCGTGTTGCCTTCGGGGATACTCCCGCCGCTCTGGATCTCAATCGCGCCCTTGCCGAGTTGGTCGGTGTAGTCGCTGCCTTCGCTCGCGGATGCGGTCGAACCGCTACCATCCTTGTACTCGACCGTGTGGCCGGTACGGTTCGCCAGCACGTCGGCGGCTTTGTCACCGAGCTTGGCCTCGACGTCGAGGTTGCTCCCGTACGTCCAGCCGGAGAACTCGACGGTCTTCTCGACGGTGTTCTTGGAGACGCGCGGCGAAGGGAGGAGCGTACCGGAGAGTTCCTGCGTCTCGTTCGCGGACTTGTCGAACCACGATACCGTCATCGTCTTGCTGAGGTCGCTGGCGTACCCGAACTGGTTGGCGAACCCGGCCGCGTAGCCGAAGTGGCCGGTGTCCTGCCAGTCCATCGCCATCTCCTCGGCGCGGACGTATGGGTCGATGAGGTCGTTCATCGAGATCTCGTCCGCCTGATACGCTGCGTGGAGGTCTTCGCCGAGCGTCTGGGCCTCGTTGGCGAGTGTCGTCGCACGGCTATGGATTTTGTCCGCGATGTAGTCGTTGACGCCGTCCTCCACGCTGTAGTCGTCGAGCCACTTGACGTGGATCGGATTGAACTCGGGGTTGTTCGAGTCGAACCGTTCGACGTAGAGGTTGTACTGAGATGGGTCGTAGTTCTCGTAGTGTGGGTCGCCTCCAAGACTTGCCAGCGTACCCTCGTACTCTGGCTCACCAGCGTCCGATACTACGTGACTGTTGAGCGAACCAGATAGGTAGGGATGGATGATCCACTGTTCGTAATCGCTACTGTTGCCGGCGCTCGCCAGCAGCGCCTTCGTCTGGACGGTTTCGCCGTCGAGGAGTTTGATTTCGAGGTCGGACAGTCCGATCAGGTCTTCGTTCGAGTCTTCTCTCGGACTCCAACTTTCGTCGTAGCCGTCCCAGTCCGTGTTGTACCAGACCGTCGGACTGTCCACACCCTCAGCCTGCAACTGACGCTCGCGGATGTGCT
Above is a genomic segment from Halomicrobium sp. LC1Hm containing:
- a CDS encoding twin-arginine translocation signal domain-containing protein; the protein is MSEHNPDEFDDHDGTPDDYDEAQLYDDTQTALSRRDFLKGVGATAGAAATGGATIDTTNAATTTSSIDYGYIGDDTARTSSMMMMAAPVSSFAGTPGEVAEAGGELADFLFGDEPGADEEQLELSMYSQAQTIRSTFKMLMKQNLNNLKNAENNAIAKAKYEVAKVIRDGGSQQEAGLVAREAVFDAYAVYQRNFIKALEAALARIQHIRERQLQAEGVDSPTVWYNTDWDGYDESWSPREDSNEDLIGLSDLEIKLLDGETVQTKALLASAGNSSDYEQWIIHPYLSGSLNSHVVSDAGEPEYEGTLASLGGDPHYENYDPSQYNLYVERFDSNNPEFNPIHVKWLDDYSVEDGVNDYIADKIHSRATTLANEAQTLGEDLHAAYQADEISMNDLIDPYVRAEEMAMDWQDTGHFGYAAGFANQFGYASDLSKTMTVSWFDKSANETQELSGTLLPSPRVSKNTVEKTVEFSGWTYGSNLDVEAKLGDKAADVLANRTGHTVEYKDGSGSTASASEGSDYTDQLGKGAIEIQSGGSIPEGNTVTVTITSELLRAKTFKVGDTYTVEQDGDYLFAVQGGLKTFKSGDEFTVKNLENASGENIDSVNTDPGNVQKLNTQQILDRLERIEEAQERLNQQDPPEGSGGGSGGGVVGLPNLGDANIPLWAPGGIIAAFIAYALTDDDN
- a CDS encoding hemerythrin domain-containing protein, producing MKDEQNDTQDPLARLKETASSHSAITAIVVGGLVAGVMSGRLDVPAWAIDVMRGGAVASVIGYIAGQKLAEIFSEPPEYEEVGVVDSEREILEKWFVPPDAWEERRNESDADSGAYVMSGSGNYVVRELDWDDEEEVAVIEQAPARQKVNERTDVEIETWVDAIWRQRGEFRDTVFEAAEIVKNLPEMMDEVALDYYRNETREIAEHSEHDEESMFRPIDRRVNEIREEVKRDDLTEEEKAVREMIRDAGGGVDASDFERIDRETANDFQQPEKGGEDNE